The genomic stretch GCTCGTCGAGCGTTGGAAGGTTGAATACAACACGATCCGTCCGCATAGCTCGTTGGGCTATCGACCCCCGGCTCCCGAGGCCGTTCAAGCTTGGTCTTTTCGCTACGCTGCGCTCCGCGCAAAGACCAAGCTTGATTCTTGAAGAAACTAACGCAACACTTGGTGTCACGCGTGGGGGCAGGTCAGAAAAAGAAAGCGCAACACGATTCGGAAGGAATGAAGTCGCGACAATGTGGTGGGTTCCAAGAATATTGTCAAGAAAATTTATAAGCCGCCGTTATTTTCTTTTCGAGAATGAAAAACCTACGAATGAAACACCCTGGTATGAATACCCTATTCGTCTTCTTGCGAATCGAAACAAGAATCCGGCGCAAAACCGCGTACGACTTTCACGTAAACGACACGAAGTAAACGCCGGCCTAAAATAATTTCCTTGCAACCGTACGGCGATCGGTTAACTTCACGAATCCTTGAATCGGAAATCAGTCGCTCGCGCATCGGTCCGATATGCGCATCGCCGTCGATTCTTCCTCCCTCCGCAGATCGTGTTCGGCATGATTAAGCTCAATCAGCTTGTCGAGCCTCGCGCCGAAGCGGAGGATTCCGTCACCCGATTCGCCGATTTCTTGAGTGAGTTTGCGGAGTCGCTCAAGAAACACGCCACGCCGGAAGCGTTTTATCGTCGCTGGCTCGTCGCGATCGTCGATTTCGTCAGCGCAGAGGGGGCGGCGCTCCGCTTACGGGACGAAGCGGGAGCCTGGTCGACCATCGCGACGAGCACGTTCCCCAAGCTGGATCTCGGCACCGAACACGTTCCCTCGCGGCACGGCACGCTCGTCTTCGAGACCTTCGTCTCGGGACGGATAAAACTCATTCCGCCGTTGTCGCAGCGCAAGCAGGACCCCGAGGCGAACCCGACCGAACGGACCTTATTGGTCGCGCCTCTGGTGATCGCCGAAATCCATCAGGGGGTCGTCGAGCTGCTGTTGCCGCCGGAGAGCACTGCGGCGGAGCACGGCGAAACGCTGCGTGCGATTAC from Planctomycetia bacterium encodes the following:
- a CDS encoding transposase codes for the protein LVERWKVEYNTIRPHSSLGYRPPAPEAVQAWSFRYAALRAKTKLDS